ACAACCGCGTGGCCGACCCCGCGCAGCGCGACCCGGAGACGGTGGCGCTGCGCGAGGTGGGCAAGCTGGTGCAGTCGGACGAGCGGCTGCGCTCGGTGCTGATGCCGCTGGGCGACGGCCTGCTGGCCGCCGTCAAGATCGGCTCCTGACTCAGCCGGTGGCCAGCCACTCCAGGAGCAGGCGTACGCCGAAACCGGTGGCGCCCTTGGTCAGCACGCCCTCGTCGACCGTGCTGCGCCCGACCCCGGCGATGTCGAGGTGCGCCCACGGCCGCTCGCCCGCGAACTCCCGCAGGAACAGCGCCGCCGTGATCGAGCCCGCCCCGAACGTGTTGCCGGTCTCCACGTTGGCCAGATCGGCGACCGACGACTCCAGCGCGGGCGTGTAGTCCTCGATCAGCGGCATCCGCCACAGCCGGTCGTCCGCCGCCTGACCCGCCTCCACGAGCTGCTTGGCCAGCAGGTCGTCGGAGGAGTAGACGGCGCCGACGTTGCGCCCGAGCGCCACCGTGATCGCCCCGGTGAGCGTGGCGATGTCCACGACCGCGTCGGGGTCGAGCCGGGCGTCGGCGTAGGCGAGCGCGTCGGCCAGCACGAGGCGGCCCTCCGCGTCGGTGTTGAGCACCTCGACCGTGCGCCCGCCGTAGTGGGTGATCACGTCGCTGGGCCGCTGCGAGGTGCCCGAGGGCATGTTCTCGGCCGCCGCGATCAGGCCGGTGACGCGTACGGGCGCCTTCAGCGCGGCCAGCGCGCCGAGCACGGCGATGACGACGGCCCCGCCCGCCATGTCGGTCTTCTGGAACTTCATGTTGGCCGTCGGCTTGAGCGACAGCCCGCCCGAGTCGAACGTGATGCCCTTGCCCACCAGCACGACGTGCCGATCGGCCGGCCCCTCCGGCGTGTAGGAGAGCTGGATGAGCCGGGGCGGGCTCACCGAGCCCCTGCCCACGGCGAGGATGCCGCCGAACCCCTCGGCCCGCAGCTCCTCCTCGTCCCACACCTTGACCGGCAGGCCGCTCTCCGCGGCCCGCTCGGCCAGCCAGGCGGGGTTCTTGACGGAGGAGGGCGTGTTGGCCAGGTCGCGGGCGAGCGCCACCGCCCGCGCCACGGTCTCCGCCCGCCGCACCCGCTCCTCGTCGGCACCCGCGAACACCAGCTCCCGCACGGGCTTCCTGCCCGCGCCGCCGATCCTGAACGTGTACGCCGCCAGCAGCGCCGCCTCCACGAACGGGGCGAGGTCGGCGTCGGGCGGCACCACGGTCAGCGTGTCGCGGCCCCTGGCCCGCCTGGTCAGCCCCGCGGCCGCGGTGCGCAGAGCCTTGGGCGAGCCGTCGCCCACGCCGTACAGCAGGACCCGGCCCACGCCGCCGGCCCGTGCCACCGGAACCTCGACGATCTCGCCGGCCTCGCCCTTGGCCTCGTAGTGAGCCAGCAGGCCGGACACCGGCAGGGGCAGCTCGACCCCCGGGCTCAGGTCGGCGGCATAGGGAACGGCCAGCAGCTCGGCGTCGTCGGGAACCTCGGCGACCACCGTCGCAGTGGTCTCAATCGGCACGGGAATCTCACCTCTAACGTCAGCGACCCTGGCGTCGGTCTACGCCAGGGTCGTGGAACAAAGTGTCTGTCTCGGGAGCGCTCAGCCGACGACGTTCTTCAACGCCTCGCCGAGCGCCTTTGCCTCGTCGGCGGAGATCTCCACGACGAGCCGGCCGCCACCCTCCAGGGGGACCCGCATGACAATGCCGCGCCCTTCCTTGGTGACCTCGAGCGGACCATCGCCGGTCCGCGGCTTCATCGCCGCCATGCGTGCATCCCTTCCTGCCTTGGGCTCCCGCGGCCCGCGATTTCCGACCTCCCGAGGGGGTGGTCGGCGCATTCACGTCTTC
The nucleotide sequence above comes from Nonomuraea gerenzanensis. Encoded proteins:
- a CDS encoding leucyl aminopeptidase — protein: MPIETTATVVAEVPDDAELLAVPYAADLSPGVELPLPVSGLLAHYEAKGEAGEIVEVPVARAGGVGRVLLYGVGDGSPKALRTAAAGLTRRARGRDTLTVVPPDADLAPFVEAALLAAYTFRIGGAGRKPVRELVFAGADEERVRRAETVARAVALARDLANTPSSVKNPAWLAERAAESGLPVKVWDEEELRAEGFGGILAVGRGSVSPPRLIQLSYTPEGPADRHVVLVGKGITFDSGGLSLKPTANMKFQKTDMAGGAVVIAVLGALAALKAPVRVTGLIAAAENMPSGTSQRPSDVITHYGGRTVEVLNTDAEGRLVLADALAYADARLDPDAVVDIATLTGAITVALGRNVGAVYSSDDLLAKQLVEAGQAADDRLWRMPLIEDYTPALESSVADLANVETGNTFGAGSITAALFLREFAGERPWAHLDIAGVGRSTVDEGVLTKGATGFGVRLLLEWLATG
- a CDS encoding DUF3117 domain-containing protein — encoded protein: MAAMKPRTGDGPLEVTKEGRGIVMRVPLEGGGRLVVEISADEAKALGEALKNVVG